In Cotesia glomerata isolate CgM1 linkage group LG3, MPM_Cglom_v2.3, whole genome shotgun sequence, one genomic interval encodes:
- the LOC123261381 gene encoding ATP-dependent DNA helicase PIF1-like produces MSSHMRQFRERDQQLENAFNQIRAFEILEQPEIIDPEAEEEELPEIEMSNEQFQRAQQAMNIDQKQLFVAITESIKNQLNGDTRREKIFVTGGAGTGKTFLFNLLKNQVNRCYGKSVVKIGALTGVAARLVGGTTLHRLLKLPVQKDGVIVSMPLLTGNYLRGMRLLWQNVEFLFIDEISMVPYEMLCMIDSRLRQLKSRDACFGGINVLLFGDLMQLPPVRGHQVFQQPEHMKPATHLWRLFRLVKLKQNMRQQGDTTFIDVLNALRVGELTSKHMEVLLSKVSTDATDEFSIERALRIYPTNDQVARHNEKVLQSFEDKGTTIYTINAQDQLIDATRNLGNTSLDSVIPNDINKTGGLPKVLKIFVGAKVMLRSNIDVSKGLVNGNMGFITEIIWPNFRRDQVYAEDIPSVRIDFGSDGVHVIKPISIQFPAKYSYGTAERRMLPLILSWASTVHKMQGCTVDHTVIYLGSRLFAAGQAYVALSRCRSLDGIRIEDLDCSKLTGKTLCNSEALDEMERLRNNS; encoded by the coding sequence ATGAGTAGTCATATGCGCCAATTTCGAGAACGAGATCAACAGCTTGAAAACGCATTCAATCAAATACGTGCGTTTGAAATTTTAGAGCAGCCAGAGATTATCGACCCTGAAGCTGAGGAAGAAGAATTACCAGAGATAGAAATGAGCAATGAACAATTCCAGAGAGCACAGCAGGCTATGAATATTGATCAAAAACAATTGTTCGTCGCCATTACAGAGAGTATCAAAAATCAGCTTAACGGTGACACTAGGcgagagaaaatttttgtaactgGTGGAGCAGGCACCGgaaaaacttttctttttaatcTTTTGAAAAACCAAGTTAACCGATGTTATGGAAAATCGGTTGTAAAAATTGGTGCTCTCACTGGAGTTGCAGCACGGTTGGTCGGTGGAACTACACTACATCGTCTGCTAAAACTACCAGTACAAAAAGATGGAGTTATTGTAAGCATGCCGCTTCTAACTGGTAATTACTTGAGAGGGATGCGCCTATTATGGCAAAATGTTGAGTTCTTGTTCATAGATGAAATTTCTATGGTACCTTATGAGATGCTGTGCATGATCGACTCTCGTTTGCGTCAACTAAAAAGCCGGGACGCTTGTTTTGGAGGCATAAATGTTTTACTCTTTGGTGATCTAATGCAGTTACCACCTGTCCGAGGACATCAAGTATTCCAACAACCAGAGCACATGAAACCTGCTACACATTTATGGCGGCTATTCCGCCTGGTTAAACTCAAACAAAATATGCGCCAACAAGGAGACACAACGTTTATAGATGTGCTTAACGCCCTAAGAGTTGGAGAATTAACATCTAAGCATATGGAAGTTCTTTTAAGTAAAGTGTCAACAGATGCTACTGATGAATTTTCGATCGAGAGAGCTTTGAGAATATATCCAACAAATGACCAAGTTGCTAGACACAACGAAAAAGTTCTCCAGAGTTTTGAGGATAAAGGGACTACGATTTATACAATTAATGCACAAGACCAACTCATCGATGCTACACGAAATTTAGGTAATACAAGTTTAGACTCTGTTATACCTAATGATATCAATAAAACAGGAGGTCTTCCtaaagtattgaaaatatttgtaGGAGCTAAAGTGATGTTAAGGTCGAACATTGATGTGTCAAAGGGTTTAGTGAATGGCAACATGGGCTTCATTACCGAAATTATATGGCCTAATTTTCGCAGGGACCAAGTATACGCGGAAGACATCCCGTCAGTCCGTATTGATTTCGGTTCAGATGGTGTCCACGTAATTAAGCCAATATCAATACAATTTCCAGCAAAGTACAGCTATGGAACTGCTGAGAGACGAATGTTACCGCTAATCCTGAGTTGGGCATCGACCGTTCATAAGATGCAAGGCTGTACAGTTGATCATACAGTCATTTATCTGGGCTCTCGGCTGTTTGCTGCGGGACAAGCATACGTAGCACTCAGCCGATGCAGATCTTTGGACGGGATTCGAATTGAGGACCTTGATTGCTCCAAGTTGACGGGTAAAACCCTATGTAACAGCGAAGCATTAGATGAAATGGAACGACTaagaaataattcataa